ACATGCCAATGCCAAACAACTTGACCAATGGGAAATAAAATCCTTACCTGAAAAATACGATTCAGCGTTGTGGTTTGAACACAAAGGAACGCTTTATTTGGTTGCCCGACGAAACATGGATGGGAAGGTAGATCATTCACCGGCATGGTTTGGACCTAAACTTCGGAGAGCCTATAATTTAATCCGATATTCATTTACAGAAAAGAAAACGGCCTTGTTTAGACTAAATCGCACAAATTTCAACTTGGAACATGTAATGGATTTCCCCTCTACCGGCGACAATGCCTTTCCGGGCATAGTAGCAGACGGAAAAGGCGGTTTTTACTTACTTAATTACTCCAGCAATATACATGGAAGGTCTAAGAACTGGATTAGTGGACAACTAGGCAGAACCTATGTTTATTGGACCCGGTTGGAGATTCCATAAAAAAAGCCTGTGAAAATTTAAATCACAGGCTTCTTAAAAATAATAAATTCAAATTATTTGGCAGGTGGAGTTGCAGGTTGTGCAGGTTGTGCAGCCGGTTGAGCACCAGGAGCAGGTTGCTGAGGAGTGTTGGAAGTTGGCACAGAACCATTGTCCATCATTTGCTGCACTTCTGATTCTTTAACTTCGTTGCTTCCTCCAGAAATAAAGATATTGGCAACAATGCTCAAAACAATAATAGCAACTGCTAAACCCCAGGTCATTTTCTCTAAGAAATCCGCTGTTTGACGAGCGCCAAGAATTTGGTTGCTTGGTGTAAAATTGGAAGCCAATCCTCCGCCTTTGGAGTTTTGAACTAAAACTACTAAAATTAATAAAATAGCAGAAATTAAAATGAGAGTAAGTATTGCGTAAAACATGGTTAATCTTTAAGTCGTTCTTTAAGTTTAGAAATTCGGGCTGCGAAGTAAGTAATTTTTTCGGGATGTTTTACACTTAATTTTTCATAAGCATGAATTGCACGCTCAAAATGCCCCTGATTTTCATAAATTTTGGCTAAAGTCTCTGTTACAAGCCCTTCCGGGAGGCTTAAACTTTTCTTGGCAGCTTCTTGTGGTTTAAAAAATTCGGTTTGTTTGGGTTTAGAAATTCGAGGTTGATCTTCCAAAAAACGTTCAATTATTCCGTTTCGTTGCAATTCATCATCGGAATTCGGTTGTGAAGTATGAATTTCCTTGGAACTTTTTAACCAATCTGAAAAACTCATTTTTCCGGAAGATTTCGGTTCAGGAGTGGCATTGGATTTTATGGGTTCGGGACTCGAATCCAACACTGGAAGTTTCAACAATTCGGTAGTAAAATCTAATTGGGTGTATGGTTCGAAAGGAAAAGGCTCTTCGTCCGAGTTTTTAGCGGAATTTGGTTCAAAAGAAGAAGCACTATTTTCAATCGCTTCAACTACCGGAGTTGGCGTTTGATTTTCCAGGATGGCACTTGCATTTACCTCGGTCTCTTCCACTTCCCTGCTGCTTATACGAAGGGGCTCGGGCAATTCTTCAATTGGAGAGATATTGCTTGCTATTTTACCAATTGAAACAGAAGTTTCCGGAACTAAAGCAGTTGGAATTGAAACAAGAATCTCCGAACTTAGCTCTTTTGGAGGAAGATTTTGGTTTTCTAATAAATACTGCTTTAACAAAGAACGATCGATGGTGGCAGCTGAAGCCAATTTCAATTTGGCAGGATACCTTACATGCTTCATTTGAAGCAGGTTTTTAGCCAAAACTAGCTGAGCCGTGGCATACCAGGGATAATGATTCACCAATTCTTCCAATGCAGGCAAACTCTCCGAATTAAGTAATCCCGGATAAATAAGTACTGATTGAAACTCTTTGCTGGTCATTTGTTTAATTATTACCAGTTGGCAATGCTTGCATTAAACACATCTTGAATTAACTGTTGCTTAATTTCATCAATTAATGCAGACTCTACGCTGGAAAGACTTGTTTTACTATCGTAATCGGCAAACCGGGTAAAGGATTTTTCAAAGTCTTGCCTATCGTCTTTATTATTGGTAAATTTAACTGAAATAGTAATGGTTAATCTGTTTTGAGAAGCTGTTTCATTTCCTTGAATAGCGATTGGTGCGGTAACATAATTAGTTATTTGACCTTCGAAATGCAAATCA
This genomic window from Bacteroidia bacterium contains:
- the secG gene encoding preprotein translocase subunit SecG, with product MFYAILTLILISAILLILVVLVQNSKGGGLASNFTPSNQILGARQTADFLEKMTWGLAVAIIVLSIVANIFISGGSNEVKESEVQQMMDNGSVPTSNTPQQPAPGAQPAAQPAQPATPPAK